From the Phoenix dactylifera cultivar Barhee BC4 chromosome 10, palm_55x_up_171113_PBpolish2nd_filt_p, whole genome shotgun sequence genome, one window contains:
- the LOC103711039 gene encoding mitogen-activated protein kinase kinase kinase 3-like, which translates to MLPWWRKSKSKWKSRSTSSPRKKDAEAAAAAAAEVVVVEEGERVQRGSNKKEKANSFDEVLLARKSRDLSPVGCARGRGPGAGFVLGHPLPRPSSISSPLPTSPHDPGVASASASASSSSSSGSSEETPDLGFYRYSDPINMPRGRNTTTDSQRHHHGTHDRHLFSCSPVLEHPRCTELPVSPGKEFQRHGFDGSSNGNAYTHFQTPIETVFHTRTLSSPPGPRCHPFPTSPRHPRAFSLCPGSPTQKQDDLRSPPHPLPLPPSSPRSSSTHSLQSHWKKGKLLGRGTFGHVYLGFNSESGQMCAIKEVTVISDDSNSKECLRQLNQEITLLSQLSHPNIVQYYGSELAEDALSVYLEYVSGGSIHKLLQEYGPFREPVIRSYTGQILFGLAYLHGRNTVHRDIKGANILVGSNGEIKLADFGMAKHISSYTSIRSFKGSPYWMAPEVIMNGNGYNLSVDIWSLGCTILEMATSKPPWSQYEGVAAIFKIANSKDIPEIPENLSSDAKCFLKLCLQRDPSARPTAAQLMDHPFVRDQPTIKAAKFNMISDMLPSSDGSHTKITAKFSSKRSISPLRVRDYGIRHVTEYPSAFSSGYRNPSDAMSIRTNMSLPVSPCSSPLRQFKQSNRSCLPSPPRPAFSAGAINCSPINRALYPMRPSNNFADRWPDIAQPKASTPFDSPRRL; encoded by the exons ATGCTGCCGTGGTGGAGAAAGTCGAAATCGAAATGGAAATCGAGGTCTACTTCGAGTCCAAGGAAAAAGGACgcagaggcggcggcggcggcggcagcggaGGTGGTAGTGGTGGAGGAAGGGGAGCGGGTTCAAAGGGGAAGCAACAAGAAGGAGAAAGCTAACAGTTTTGATGAGGTTCTTCTCGCCAGGAAGAGCAGAGATCTGTCGCCCGTCGGTTGTGCCCGTGGTCGTGGGCCGGGGGCAGGGTTTGTCCTTGGGCATCCTCTCCCCCGCCCGTCGTCCATCTCGTCGCCGCTGCCGACGTCGCCCCACGACCCTGGGGTGGCGTCGGCGTCGGCGTCGGCGTCCAGTTCCAGCTCCTCGGGGTCTTCGGAGGAGACCCCGGATCTGGGGTTCTATAG ATATTCGGACCCGATCAACATGCCAAGGGGCAGAAATACAACAACTGATTCACAGAGGCATCATCATGGGACCCATGACAGACATCTCTTCTCATGCAGTCCAGTTTTGGAGCATCCTAGATGCACCGAGCTCCCTGTTTCTCCGGGAAAAGAGTTTCAAAGACATGGTTTTGATGGTTCTTCCAATGGAAATGCTTATACTCATTTCCAGACTCCCATTGAGACTGTCTTCCATACAAGAACGCTTAGTTCTCCCCCTGGTCCAAGATGCCATCCATTTCCTACATCCCCGCGACATCCCAGAGCGTTCAGTTTATGCccaggatcaccaactcaaaagcAGGATGACCTGAGAAGCCCACCTCATCCATTACCTCTTCCTCCAAGTTCTCCCAGATCTTCCTCTACACATTCTCTTCAGTCACACTGGAAGAAGGGAAAGTTATTGGGAAGGGGAACATTTGGCCATGTCTATCTCGGATTTAACAG TGAGAGTGGGCAGATGTGTGCAATTAAGGAGGTCACAGTTATTTCTGATGACTCAAATTCAAAAGAGTGCCTCAGGCAACTAAACCAG GAAATTACTTTGCTTAGTCAGCTCTCACATCCAAATATTGTGCAGTACTACGGCAGTGAACTG GCTGAAGACGCACTTTCAGTTTATCTTGAGTATGTATCTGGTGGTTCTATACATAAGTTACTTCAGGAGTACGGTCCTTTCAGAGAACCTGTAATTCGTAGTTATACTGGACAGATTCTTTTCGGGCTTGCCTACTTACATGGGAGGAATACTGTGCATAG GGATATTAAAGGGGCGAACATACTTGTAGGCTCTAATGGTGAAATCAAGCTTGCTGATTTTGGCATGGCCAAACAT ATTTCATCTTACACTTCAATACGTTCTTTCAAAGGAAGCCCTTACTGGATGGCTCCCGAG GTTATCATGAATGGCAATGGCTACAACCTTTCAGTGGATATATGGAGCCTTGGATGTACAATTCTTGAGATGGCAACTTCAAAACCTCCTTGGAGCCAGTATGAAGGG GTAGCTGCAATATTTAAAATTGCAAATAGCAAAGATATACCAGAAATCCCAGAGAACCTTTCTTCGGATGCAAAATGTTTTCTAAAGCTATGCTTGCAGCGTGACCCATCAGCTCGTCCTACAGCAGCTCAGCTGATGGATCACCCTTTTGTTCGAGATCAACCAACCATAAAAGctgcaaaattcaatatgattaGTGACATGTTGCCTTCTTCTGATGGAAGTCATACTAAG ATCACCGCAAAATTTTCCTCCAAGAGAAGTATTTCTCCTCTACGTGTTAGAGATTATGGGATAAGACATGTAACTGAATATCCCTCAGCATTTTCTTCAGGATATAGAAACCCAAG TGATGCAATGAGCATAAGAACGAATATGTCTTTGCCCGTTTCACCCTGTTCAAGTCCACTACGGCAATTCAAACAGAGTAATAGAAGTTGCTTGCCTTCTCCCCCTCGTCCAGCTTTTTCTGCTGGAGCAATTAACTGTAGTCCAATCAATCGGGCACTCTATCCAATGAGACCAAGCAACAATTTTGCAGATCGTTGGCCAGACATTGCCCAGCCGAAAGCTTCCACGCCTTTTGACTCTCCAAGAAGACTATAG
- the LOC103711038 gene encoding NAD(P)H-quinone oxidoreductase subunit O, chloroplastic — MASMASLLSSSSSLFSRSSADFFPLAAKTLVRKPPTRSAPWIRAASSAEPEKEKLVQTPTEVPPSPVSSPKPKKPEYSMKKGQIVRVDKEKYLNSINYLSVGHPPHYKGLDYIYEDRGEVLDVRIFETGEHALVAWVGIPTPPAWLPTYMLIKSEKLNYERI, encoded by the exons ATGGCTTCCATGGCGTCTCTCCTCTCGTCCTCCAGCTCTCTCTTCTCCCGTTCCTCTGCTGACTTCTTTCCCCTCGCCGCCAAAACCCTAGTGAGAAAGCCTCCGACCCGAAGCGCCCCATGGATCAGGGCCGCGAGCTCCGCCgagccggagaaggagaagcTTGTCCAGACTCCCACTGAAGTGCCGCCGTCCCCCGTCTCCTCTCCCAAGCCAAAGAAGCCCGAGTACTCAA TGAAGAAAGGGCAAATTGTACGCGTGGACAAAGAGAAGTACCTAAATAGCATCAAT TATTTATCTGTTGGCCATCCACCTCACTATAAAGGGTTGGACTACATATATGAAGACCGTGGTGAG GTCTTGGACGTACGGATCTTTGAAACTGGGGAGCATGCTCTT GTTGCTTGGGTTGGGATACCAACCCCACCAGCATGGCTGCCTACTTATATGCTTATCAAG TCAGAAAAGCTTAACTATGAGAGAATATGA